The Halanaerobium praevalens DSM 2228 genome contains a region encoding:
- the tnpA gene encoding IS200/IS605 family transposase: protein MNTYKNTRHAKFLLNYHFIWIPKYRKHILDNPKIKQLTLDTINELADKHKFEVLATEIMPDHIHLFISALPKYSPSKLMNIIKGTTGGRISKHFPELNIKGSIWTRAYFVATAGNVSSETIQHYIENQR from the coding sequence ATGAATACCTATAAAAACACAAGACATGCAAAGTTTCTTTTAAATTATCATTTTATATGGATTCCTAAATATAGAAAACATATTTTAGATAATCCTAAAATTAAACAATTAACCTTAGATACTATCAATGAATTAGCTGATAAGCATAAATTTGAAGTATTGGCTACTGAAATAATGCCAGATCATATACACCTTTTTATATCAGCTTTGCCTAAGTATTCTCCCAGTAAGCTAATGAATATCATTAAAGGTACTACTGGAGGGAGAATATCAAAGCACTTTCCAGAGTTGAATATTAAAGGTTCTATTTGGACTAGAGCATATTTTGTAGCTACTGCAGGTAATGTGAGTTCTGAAACTATCCAACACTACATTGAAAATCAAAGGTGA
- a CDS encoding PTS sugar transporter subunit IIA, whose amino-acid sequence MQIEEFLSEDLINLDFNPVNKEDALSKMVQMFKKENKIKSETDFLNKIFKREKEGSTGFGRQIAVPHGKSKTVKELSLAVARVKNGLKYNSLDGQKVKLIFMVADYEGYSPQYLKLVSTLVSLLRDNNFRTKLIEAKNKNEFIDLFRKKGKNK is encoded by the coding sequence ATGCAAATAGAAGAGTTTTTGTCTGAAGATTTGATTAATTTAGATTTTAATCCAGTTAACAAAGAAGATGCTTTAAGCAAAATGGTGCAGATGTTTAAAAAAGAAAATAAGATTAAGTCAGAAACAGATTTTTTAAACAAAATTTTCAAGCGAGAAAAAGAAGGAAGTACTGGTTTTGGACGTCAAATTGCTGTTCCACATGGTAAAAGCAAAACTGTCAAAGAACTTTCTTTAGCAGTTGCTCGGGTAAAAAATGGACTTAAATATAATAGTTTAGATGGTCAAAAAGTAAAATTAATTTTTATGGTAGCAGATTATGAAGGCTATTCTCCTCAATATTTAAAATTGGTTTCTACTTTAGTTAGCTTGTTAAGAGACAATAATTTTAGAACAAAATTAATTGAAGCCAAAAATAAAAATGAGTTTATTGATTTATTTAGAAAAAAAGGAAAGAATAAATAA
- the pdxT gene encoding pyridoxal 5'-phosphate synthase glutaminase subunit PdxT: MEVTIGVLALQGGVAEHLNHLNQIRGVKAKAIKKPTALADCKGLIIPGGESTTMRKLIKEYNFSAALKNFHQQKNIIWGSCAGLILMAQEVEGEEKEQLELLNIKVQRNAFGSQLNSFIEKDVIPKVSEQTQELVYIRAPLIKEIGPDVEILYQKDNKILAVETKYLIGTSFHPELTTSTIFHQYFVDKIKNIAS; the protein is encoded by the coding sequence ATGGAAGTTACAATTGGAGTTTTAGCACTGCAAGGTGGAGTAGCTGAACATTTAAATCATTTAAATCAAATTAGAGGTGTTAAAGCAAAAGCTATTAAAAAACCAACAGCTTTGGCTGACTGTAAAGGACTAATTATTCCTGGTGGTGAAAGTACTACTATGAGAAAACTGATTAAAGAATATAATTTTTCAGCAGCTCTCAAAAATTTTCACCAACAAAAAAACATAATCTGGGGAAGTTGTGCTGGCTTAATTTTAATGGCCCAAGAAGTTGAAGGAGAAGAAAAAGAACAATTGGAATTACTTAATATTAAAGTTCAAAGAAATGCTTTTGGTAGTCAACTCAATAGCTTTATTGAAAAGGATGTAATTCCTAAAGTCTCTGAACAAACACAAGAATTAGTTTATATTAGAGCACCACTAATCAAAGAAATTGGTCCAGATGTTGAAATTTTATATCAAAAGGATAACAAAATTTTGGCAGTAGAAACCAAGTATCTAATTGGAACTTCTTTTCATCCTGAATTAACAACTAGTACAATTTTTCATCAATATTTTGTTGATAAAATAAAAAATATAGCTTCTTAA
- the pdxS gene encoding pyridoxal 5'-phosphate synthase lyase subunit PdxS, producing MSEKYRLNKNLAQMLKGGVIMDVTTAEEAKIAEEAGAVAVMALEKVPADIRKEGGIARMSDPEMIKEIVETVSIPVMAKVRIGHFVEAQILESLEIDYIDESEVLTPADEAFHIDKRKFEIPFVCGATNLGEALRRIGEGAAMIRTKGEAGTGNVVEAVRHMRKINSQIKRLTTLDSEELMTAAKDMQAPFALVEYAAENGKLPVVNFAAGGIATPADAALMMQLGCDGVFVGSGIFRSGNPVKRAAAIVKATTHFDDPKIIAEASENLGKAMSGIDINGLTDAEKMADRGW from the coding sequence ATGTCAGAAAAATATCGTCTAAACAAAAACTTAGCTCAAATGTTAAAAGGTGGAGTTATTATGGATGTAACCACTGCTGAAGAGGCAAAAATTGCCGAAGAAGCAGGTGCAGTTGCTGTGATGGCCCTAGAAAAAGTTCCAGCTGATATTCGCAAAGAAGGTGGAATTGCTAGAATGTCTGATCCAGAAATGATTAAAGAAATTGTAGAAACCGTATCAATTCCAGTAATGGCTAAAGTTAGAATTGGACATTTTGTAGAAGCTCAAATATTAGAATCTTTAGAAATTGATTATATTGATGAAAGTGAAGTTTTAACTCCAGCTGATGAAGCTTTTCATATTGATAAAAGAAAATTTGAGATTCCTTTTGTTTGTGGAGCCACCAATTTAGGTGAAGCTTTAAGAAGAATTGGTGAAGGAGCAGCAATGATTAGAACTAAAGGAGAAGCTGGGACTGGTAATGTAGTTGAAGCAGTACGCCATATGCGAAAAATTAATTCCCAAATTAAGAGATTAACTACTTTAGATAGTGAAGAATTAATGACAGCAGCCAAAGATATGCAGGCTCCTTTTGCATTAGTAGAATATGCTGCTGAAAACGGAAAATTACCAGTAGTTAATTTTGCTGCCGGAGGTATTGCAACACCAGCAGATGCTGCTTTAATGATGCAGTTAGGTTGTGATGGTGTCTTTGTTGGTTCAGGTATTTTCCGTTCTGGTAATCCTGTTAAAAGAGCAGCTGCAATTGTCAAAGCAACAACTCATTTTGATGATCCAAAAATCATTGCTGAAGCATCTGAAAATCTTGGTAAAGCAATGTCTGGTATTGATATTAATGGTTTAACAGATGCCGAAAAAATGGCTGATCGGGGCTGGTAA
- a CDS encoding PLP-dependent aminotransferase family protein: MLDLNLDAASNSALYIQLYKKLKNKIQNDLEANTKLPPIRKLATAVGVNPATVVKAYDMLANEEIIYKKVGSGSFVAPTKKIVETKNRHDMLKHGQIKLAESINFASATPSNDLFPVADFKYAINQVLERDQGEAFSYQKSQGFLALRKSIQKYFAQQGINSALKQIQVVSGAQQAIDIISKIMLDYGDQIIVEDPTYFGALQAFNSRKAAIKSIKMEQDGADLEAMEAYLKKNRIKFFFTMQNFQNPTGVNWSQAKQQQLLDLAEKYDFYIIEDDILSDLYYTAEKSSILKEYDKQDRVIYIKSFSKVFMPGLRLAFIILPERLLAQILEAKYATDISSGGLTQRAFDYYLRAGLLDKHIELQRNLFKKRFEIMKAELKKELAEAVEIVFPTKGGLYLWLKFVKNVDSKKLYQQAVAKGLVFSPGYLFSLNSDFGNHLRLSFAAVDSQEIKRGVQILKEIYLNHAHLNQKTEQEYSPLI, translated from the coding sequence ATGCTTGATCTTAATTTAGATGCAGCAAGTAATTCTGCTCTTTATATCCAACTTTATAAAAAATTAAAAAATAAAATACAAAATGATTTAGAAGCTAATACAAAATTACCACCAATTAGAAAACTAGCAACAGCAGTTGGAGTAAATCCAGCTACAGTTGTTAAAGCATATGATATGTTAGCAAATGAAGAGATAATTTATAAGAAAGTAGGTAGTGGAAGCTTTGTGGCCCCAACTAAGAAGATAGTTGAAACTAAAAATCGGCATGATATGTTGAAACATGGTCAAATTAAATTAGCAGAAAGTATTAACTTTGCTAGTGCAACTCCTAGTAATGATTTATTTCCTGTAGCAGATTTTAAATATGCTATTAATCAGGTATTAGAGCGTGATCAGGGTGAAGCTTTTAGTTATCAAAAAAGCCAGGGCTTTTTAGCTTTGAGAAAATCTATTCAAAAATATTTTGCTCAGCAAGGTATTAATTCTGCTTTAAAACAGATTCAGGTTGTTTCAGGTGCACAGCAGGCTATTGATATTATAAGTAAAATAATGTTAGATTATGGAGATCAAATTATAGTTGAAGATCCCACTTATTTTGGAGCTTTACAGGCCTTTAATTCTCGAAAAGCAGCAATAAAAAGTATTAAAATGGAGCAGGATGGAGCTGATTTAGAAGCAATGGAAGCATATTTAAAGAAAAATAGAATAAAGTTTTTCTTTACTATGCAAAACTTTCAAAATCCAACTGGTGTTAACTGGAGTCAAGCTAAACAGCAGCAGCTTTTAGATTTAGCTGAAAAATATGATTTTTATATTATTGAAGATGATATTTTGTCTGATCTGTATTATACTGCAGAAAAAAGTAGTATTTTAAAAGAATATGATAAGCAGGATAGAGTTATTTATATTAAAAGCTTTTCTAAAGTTTTTATGCCTGGTTTAAGGCTAGCTTTTATTATTTTGCCAGAGAGATTATTAGCTCAAATTTTAGAGGCCAAATATGCAACTGATATTTCGAGCGGTGGTTTAACTCAAAGAGCTTTTGATTACTATTTAAGGGCTGGTTTATTAGATAAGCATATTGAATTACAGCGGAATTTATTCAAAAAAAGATTTGAAATAATGAAGGCGGAATTAAAAAAAGAGCTGGCTGAGGCAGTGGAAATAGTTTTTCCAACAAAAGGAGGCCTTTATCTATGGCTAAAATTTGTTAAAAATGTAGATAGTAAAAAATTGTATCAGCAGGCAGTTGCCAAAGGACTTGTTTTTTCTCCTGGTTATCTATTTTCTTTAAACTCAGATTTTGGAAATCATTTAAGATTAAGTTTTGCCGCAGTTGACAGTCAAGAAATAAAAAGAGGAGTCCAAATTTTAAAAGAGATATATTTAAATCATGCTCACTTAAATCAAAAAACTGAGCAGGAATATAGTCCTTTAATTTAA
- the purD gene encoding phosphoribosylamine--glycine ligase yields MNILLIGSGGREHALAWKLAQSKKVKELYIAAGNPGTAQYGQNLNFDQNNQKALLEFALKEKIDITVVGPEAPLAAGIVDLFEKHGLQVFGPNQSAARLESSKTFAKNLMQKYQIPTAEYKSFKEAEKAAAYIREKGAPIVVKASGLAAGKGVIVAQTEAEALKAVKTIMKDEKFGKAGEKVVIEEFLSGEEATILAFCDGQTIIPMLASQDHKAAYDGGSGPNTGGMGAYAPAPVVTEQVKTYFKNEIMEPTLKALQQEKLNFKGIIYFGLMIKAGKAKVLEYNVRFGDPEAQVILPLLKTDLVDIIEAVINCNLAQTEINWKNKKAVAVVMASAGYPLNHKKGKEIRGLKAAAKSEDLIVFQAGTKFAAEKILTAGGRVLAVTALGNDFAKVIEKAYAGVAKIDFEGFQIRNDIGQKALAK; encoded by the coding sequence ATGAACATCCTTCTTATTGGCAGTGGTGGTAGAGAACATGCTCTTGCCTGGAAATTAGCTCAAAGTAAAAAAGTAAAAGAATTATATATAGCAGCTGGTAATCCTGGTACTGCTCAATATGGTCAAAATCTAAACTTTGATCAAAATAATCAGAAAGCACTATTAGAATTTGCCTTAAAAGAAAAAATTGATATTACAGTAGTTGGACCAGAGGCACCACTAGCAGCAGGAATTGTTGATCTTTTTGAAAAACATGGACTTCAAGTTTTTGGCCCAAATCAGAGTGCGGCTCGGCTGGAGAGTTCTAAAACTTTTGCTAAAAATTTAATGCAGAAATATCAGATTCCAACTGCAGAATATAAAAGTTTTAAAGAAGCTGAAAAGGCAGCAGCTTATATTAGAGAAAAAGGAGCTCCAATAGTAGTTAAAGCTTCAGGCTTAGCAGCAGGTAAAGGGGTAATTGTTGCTCAAACAGAAGCAGAAGCTTTAAAAGCAGTTAAAACAATTATGAAAGATGAAAAATTTGGAAAAGCAGGTGAAAAAGTAGTTATTGAAGAATTTTTAAGCGGAGAAGAAGCAACTATTCTTGCTTTTTGTGATGGCCAGACTATAATACCTATGCTTGCTTCTCAAGATCATAAAGCCGCTTATGATGGTGGCAGTGGACCAAATACTGGTGGAATGGGCGCTTATGCTCCGGCTCCTGTAGTCACTGAACAAGTTAAAACTTATTTTAAAAATGAAATTATGGAACCAACACTCAAAGCCCTTCAGCAAGAAAAACTAAATTTTAAGGGAATTATCTATTTTGGCTTGATGATTAAAGCAGGTAAAGCTAAGGTATTAGAATATAATGTGCGTTTTGGTGATCCAGAAGCACAAGTAATATTACCTTTATTAAAAACAGATTTAGTAGATATTATAGAAGCAGTTATTAATTGTAATCTAGCTCAGACTGAAATTAATTGGAAAAATAAAAAAGCAGTTGCAGTGGTAATGGCCTCAGCTGGTTATCCCTTAAATCACAAAAAAGGTAAAGAAATTAGAGGGCTTAAAGCAGCAGCAAAATCTGAGGATTTAATTGTTTTTCAAGCAGGAACAAAATTTGCAGCAGAAAAAATTTTAACAGCTGGTGGTCGAGTTCTGGCAGTTACTGCTTTAGGTAATGATTTTGCTAAAGTTATAGAAAAGGCATATGCAGGTGTAGCCAAAATTGATTTTGAAGGTTTTCAGATTCGCAATGATATTGGCCAAAAAGCACTTGCAAAATAA